A region from the Lates calcarifer isolate ASB-BC8 linkage group LG2, TLL_Latcal_v3, whole genome shotgun sequence genome encodes:
- the spata17 gene encoding spermatogenesis-associated protein 17 isoform X2: protein MAELLKIRSEAEEFLKEYFLRNSQAEENRQKENQAATRIQSWFRACKVRAYLSHLHKKAIIIQKIWRGFTARARFRQMVKAAYFIMKMNFYEEMAVRIQRRWRGFFVRRYIHNFYARKSYLEGLSRKNELVRRELDEFEELQKRERDCLEMIKEQTAKVYQAHRLHHLLSTKQCPGVFNSPFRPFPHETELLLRQVKYQAPTRLAPRGRACLLGVPDSTAPSFPGSLRSPQIKTTRICCSSRPVLPPIASKKQQSLIREPGEVWEQRVHCPDLTLRLQTSYTHLEEAQNQLRQHEGAGSMFHHLSHSSNSFPQPAYTKSFR from the exons ATGGCGGAGCTGCTGAAAATAAGAAGTGAAGCAGAAGAGTTTCTAAAAGAGTACTTCCTCAGAAACAG CCAAGCTGAGGAGAACAGACAGAAGGAAAACCAGGCCGCCACACGGATTCAGAGCTGGTTCAGAGCCTGCAAGGTGCGGGCTTACCTCAG CCATCTGCACAAGAAGGCAATCATTATACAGAAGATATGGCGGGGCTTCACTGCAAGGGCACGTTTCAGACAAATGGTGAAG GCAGCATATTTTATCATGAAGATGAATTTCTACGAGGAGATGGCGGTCAGG AttcagaggagatggagaggattCTTTGTGAGGAGGTATATCCATAACTTCTATGCACGCAAGAGCTATCTGGAAGGACTCTCCAGGAAAAATGAACTTGTCag gAGGGAGCTGGATGAATTTGAGGAACtccagaagagagagagagactgtctgGAGATGATAAAAGAGCAGACAGCCAAGGTCTACCAAGCTCACCGCTTACACCACCTCCTCAGTACAAAGCAG tgcCCAGGGGTCTTTAACTCTCCATTCAGGCCATTCCCCCATGAGACAGAGCTACTCCTGAGGCAGGTCAAGTACCAGGCCCCTACCAGACTGGCCCCCAGGGGCAGGGCTTGTCTCTTGGGCGTGCCTGACTCAACAGCGCCAAGTTTCCCAGGGAGTCTCAGATCCCCACAGATCAAAACCACCAGaatctgctgctcctccaggCCCGTACTGCCCCCCATAGCCAGCAAGAAACAGCAG AGTCTGATCAGAGAGCCGGGGGAAGTGTGGGAGCAGCGTGTGCATTGTCCTGACCTGACGTTGCGTCTGCAGACCTCTTACACACACCTGGAGGAAGCCCAGAATCAGCTACGACAACACGA AGGAGCTGGAAGTATGTTCCACCATTTGAGCCATAGCAGCAATTCCTTTCCACAGCCAGCCTACACCAAGAGCTTCAGATAG
- the spata17 gene encoding spermatogenesis-associated protein 17 isoform X1 has protein sequence MAELLKIRSEAEEFLKEYFLRNSQAEENRQKENQAATRIQSWFRACKVRAYLSHLHKKAIIIQKIWRGFTARARFRQMVKAAYFIMKMNFYEEMAVRIQRRWRGFFVRRYIHNFYARKSYLEGLSRKNELVRRELDEFEELQKRERDCLEMIKEQTAKVYQAHRLHHLLSTKQCPGVFNSPFRPFPHETELLLRQVKYQAPTRLAPRGRACLLGVPDSTAPSFPGSLRSPQIKTTRICCSSRPVLPPIASKKQQSLIREPGEVWEQRVHCPDLTLRLQTSYTHLEEAQNQLRQHESVILHNDTLGAGSMFHHLSHSSNSFPQPAYTKSFR, from the exons ATGGCGGAGCTGCTGAAAATAAGAAGTGAAGCAGAAGAGTTTCTAAAAGAGTACTTCCTCAGAAACAG CCAAGCTGAGGAGAACAGACAGAAGGAAAACCAGGCCGCCACACGGATTCAGAGCTGGTTCAGAGCCTGCAAGGTGCGGGCTTACCTCAG CCATCTGCACAAGAAGGCAATCATTATACAGAAGATATGGCGGGGCTTCACTGCAAGGGCACGTTTCAGACAAATGGTGAAG GCAGCATATTTTATCATGAAGATGAATTTCTACGAGGAGATGGCGGTCAGG AttcagaggagatggagaggattCTTTGTGAGGAGGTATATCCATAACTTCTATGCACGCAAGAGCTATCTGGAAGGACTCTCCAGGAAAAATGAACTTGTCag gAGGGAGCTGGATGAATTTGAGGAACtccagaagagagagagagactgtctgGAGATGATAAAAGAGCAGACAGCCAAGGTCTACCAAGCTCACCGCTTACACCACCTCCTCAGTACAAAGCAG tgcCCAGGGGTCTTTAACTCTCCATTCAGGCCATTCCCCCATGAGACAGAGCTACTCCTGAGGCAGGTCAAGTACCAGGCCCCTACCAGACTGGCCCCCAGGGGCAGGGCTTGTCTCTTGGGCGTGCCTGACTCAACAGCGCCAAGTTTCCCAGGGAGTCTCAGATCCCCACAGATCAAAACCACCAGaatctgctgctcctccaggCCCGTACTGCCCCCCATAGCCAGCAAGAAACAGCAG AGTCTGATCAGAGAGCCGGGGGAAGTGTGGGAGCAGCGTGTGCATTGTCCTGACCTGACGTTGCGTCTGCAGACCTCTTACACACACCTGGAGGAAGCCCAGAATCAGCTACGACAACACGAGTCCGTAATACTCCACAATGACACACT AGGAGCTGGAAGTATGTTCCACCATTTGAGCCATAGCAGCAATTCCTTTCCACAGCCAGCCTACACCAAGAGCTTCAGATAG